From the Ferrimicrobium sp. genome, the window AGAGCGCAGCAACCAAAACAACGGCCGCGCCGATGCTAGCGACGACAACAGTAGGACGAGAGGGTCTAGGCAACGACATGAGGAATGAACGATACTCCCTTCTCCACCTGAGCGATCTGCGCAACGTGCCGGGCGTAGGCTCCGCCGTCAAAGCTCGCTCGCAAGAACGCATTAATGATACTTAGGCCCTCATCATCGTCGACGAGCAGGGCTCCAAGCACCGCCACATTGGCATCAAGGCGAGCACGCCCGATCCTAGCCGAGGCCTCATCAACACACAGTATGGCACGCACCCCCGGCACCTTGTTGGCCACAATCAGCCCACCATGTCCCGATTCATCGATCACCACCCCTACGTCCGCTGCCCCTCTGGCAACAGCTTGGGCGACAGGCTCACAAAACAACGGGTAGTCGACTGGATCGTGAGAGCCGGTCCCAAAATCCAGCACCACGGCACCTTGATCCGCCAGATCGTCACTGACTCGCCTCCTGAGTCCGTAACCCGCGTGATCACTGCCGATGGCGATGACGA encodes:
- a CDS encoding RpiB/LacA/LacB family sugar-phosphate isomerase encodes the protein MTTALNAVVIAIGSDHAGYGLRRRVSDDLADQGAVVLDFGTGSHDPVDYPLFCEPVAQAVARGAADVGVVIDESGHGGLIVANKVPGVRAILCVDEASARIGRARLDANVAVLGALLVDDDEGLSIINAFLRASFDGGAYARHVAQIAQVEKGVSFIPHVVA